TTCTGTTTTTGCTCTTTTAGCGTATTGGTTCAGAGCAATTCGCTGGAATTTGTTATTAGAACCGATGGGACATAAGATTTCAAGTTCAAATGCACTTTGGTCTTTATCATTTGGTTATTTGATGAATTTAACGATTCCTAGAAGTGGAGAGGTGGCGAGAGCGACTGCTTTATACGGAGTAGAAAAAGTTCCTGTAGATAAATCTTTTGGAACGATTATTCTTGAAAGAGTGGTTGATTTGATTTGTATGATGGGATTTTTGGGATTGACTTTAATCTTTAAATATGATGCAATTTTATCATTCTATCAGAATTCAGGAGTGAATATCAATCCAAATAAAATAATACTGATTCTTGGAGGTTTGGTAGTTGCAGGAATTTTATTTTTTATTTTTAAAAATAAATTTGTGAATGTTCCTGTTTTAGGGAAAATTATAGGTTTTATTGATGGGATTATTCAAGGTCTTACATCTATTTTCAAACTTAAAGAAAAAGGGAAGTTCATCATCTATACAATAGGAATTTGGGTTTCTTATTATTTTGCAGCATTTCTAATATGTTTTGCGTTGCCTGAAACTTCAGGCTTTACCTTCGCAGACGGATTTTTTATTCTTGTTGTAGGAACTTTAGGGATGATTATTCCTGCTAGTGGTGGAATTGGTGCTTTTAATTTGGCGATGAAATATGGTTTTATGGCATTATTTCTTGCAATGGGTAAAAGTGCTGAGTTTGGTGGCGAAATGGGCTTAACATATTCGTTCATCTCACTTCCTTTACAAATTTTTGTAATGCTGGTTATGGGATTAATTTCCATTCCAATGTTGGCAAAAGCCCGTAACAATGTGGCTAAAGAATAATTTTCAATCATCTTTTTTAAATATAGAAATCCCGTTTCATTTGAGATGGGATTTTTTTGTGTTTTAAAATTTTATCAAATATTAAAAAAAGTTTAAAGTTGTATGATTTTTTATCATTAATTTGGTCAATTCACAAATCAAATCTATCTTAAGAGAAAAATTACATTTACACATTATGGCGATTAATTTACAGAAAGGGCAAAAAATAGAATTAGGACTTACAAAAATGACAATCGGTTTAGGATGGGACCCAAATGAGAGTCATGGAGGTGGTACTTTTGATTTGGATGCTTCAGCAATTATGATTGATTCCGACAGAAAACTGGTTGGAGACGAATATTTTGTTTTTTACAATAATTTGAATTCTCCGGATGGAGCTTTACAACATACAGGAGACGATCCCGATGGAAAAAGTAGCGATGGTGACGATGACGAAGCCATTGTGATTGATCTTGAAAAAGTAGATCCTAGAGTAGAAGAAATACTGTTTGTAGTAACTATTGAGGATTTCGAAAGAAAAAAACAAAACTTCGGAATGGTAAGAAACTCGTACATCAGAGTTGTTGATAATAGTAATCATCAGGAAATTGCAAAATACGAGCTTGATGAAGATTTCTCTATCGAAACCGGCGTAGAATTCGGTAGACTATACAAAAGAAACGGAAGCTGGAAATTTGAAGCTTCAGGAATTGGGTACAGAGCTGATCTTGGTTTCTTTTTAGAGAAATATTATAAAGGTCAAATCATTAAATAAAAGAATTTTAACTTACAAAAATAAAACAACAACAAATTTAAAACAACACAAAAAAGATTAAAAATGGCAATTAATTTACAGAAAGGTCAAACAATTGATTTAAGAAAAAATGACCGTGGCGAAAGCGTTTACGACCTGTCTCAGGTAACTATTGGTTTAGGATGGGATGTTCGTAAGCAAG
The sequence above is a segment of the Chryseobacterium turcicum genome. Coding sequences within it:
- a CDS encoding lysylphosphatidylglycerol synthase transmembrane domain-containing protein, producing the protein MEKKPNKILKSFLTIVISLAFAGFFLWLALRGLDFKVIQKSLAKANYIWVAFASVFALLAYWFRAIRWNLLLEPMGHKISSSNALWSLSFGYLMNLTIPRSGEVARATALYGVEKVPVDKSFGTIILERVVDLICMMGFLGLTLIFKYDAILSFYQNSGVNINPNKIILILGGLVVAGILFFIFKNKFVNVPVLGKIIGFIDGIIQGLTSIFKLKEKGKFIIYTIGIWVSYYFAAFLICFALPETSGFTFADGFFILVVGTLGMIIPASGGIGAFNLAMKYGFMALFLAMGKSAEFGGEMGLTYSFISLPLQIFVMLVMGLISIPMLAKARNNVAKE
- a CDS encoding TerD family protein, which codes for MAINLQKGQKIELGLTKMTIGLGWDPNESHGGGTFDLDASAIMIDSDRKLVGDEYFVFYNNLNSPDGALQHTGDDPDGKSSDGDDDEAIVIDLEKVDPRVEEILFVVTIEDFERKKQNFGMVRNSYIRVVDNSNHQEIAKYELDEDFSIETGVEFGRLYKRNGSWKFEASGIGYRADLGFFLEKYYKGQIIK